The Elaeis guineensis isolate ETL-2024a chromosome 14, EG11, whole genome shotgun sequence genome has a segment encoding these proteins:
- the LOC140853808 gene encoding uncharacterized protein has protein sequence MAPKRKRGVPMLDRLQAYSSSQSNHDEPQQQSFSAYNTQPHRQRSETTLSQPQSSDVADISSQSTSRRRGRGTAHGIEFWGTGQKVSLVFDAHMQPCGSNASKFKSQLGVIAKNGTYVPLTYASWTEIPQYILDHIWKEVQDNTDAPSEYRENCLRSVGEMWRNWKSYIKRHYYDEHQREENLISRPPPRVKADQ, from the exons aTGGCTCCAAAGAGAAAACGTGGTGTACCCATGTTGGATAGATTACAGGCTTATTCATCATCTCAGTCCAATCATGATGAGCCACAGCAACAATCATTTTCAGCATATAATACTCAGCCACATAGACAGCGATCAGAGACCACATTATCTCAGCCACAGTCATCAGATGTTGCAG ATATTTCGAGTCAGTCAACTTCTAGACGAAGAGGTCGAGGCACGGCTCATGGTATTGAGTTTTGGGGCACGGGTCAGAAAGTTTCTTTGGTATTTGATGCTCATATGCAACCTTGTGGGTCCAACGCAAGTAAGTTCAAGAGTCAATTAGGGGTAATAGCAAAAAATGGGACATATGTCCCATTGACATATGCATCTTGGACAGAAATACCCCAATATATTCTAGACCACATTTGGAAAGAGGTGCag gATAACACAGATGCCCCTAGTGAATATAGAGAAAATTGTTTAAGGTCAGTTGGTGAGATGTGGAGGAATTGGAAGTCTTATATCAAGCGTCATTACTATGATGAGCACCAGAGGGAAGAAAATCTTATCTCTAGACCTCCTCCGCGTGTGAAAGCTGATCAGTGA